ACTTTATTTACATTAACCGTGCGGTCAATATCTTGTGTGTGTGCTGCACAAGGAGTGCCTCTACCTCTGCTCGTCAGATACCATGGTGAGCAAAAGTTTGGGGAACTGCACAACCTGGCGGGAGCCCAGAAATAAGACTTGTGTTGAGACTCTGAGAGAACAGAAATAGAAGTAGCATAGACAGTCAGGTGATAAAGCTGCTAATTTAGCTGCAACGTCCATCCGATGCTGTCCTCCACAAGACCTTTCTGGATAGCTGTGAATGCTGCATAGAGTTGCTGAGACACCACTCCGGCCTCCTGGCTCTTCCCATACTCCACTCTGTAATGGGCACTGGATCAATGAGTATTGATTGTTTTCACTGCGAGTACAGCAATTATTTGATGACATTGAAGAGCACTCTTTCTTTTCTAGtatttttttcgaaacacaCACAAACGCTCAcaacacacacgcacactcGCCCCTATGAACAtacgcacgcaaccctaccctATGAGCACCTCTGAGAGATTGAGTTCACAGGTCCTCATTATTGACGGGTACGTCAGCTACCAACTGAAAGCACAACGCCGATTAAATCCTGGAATAAATCCAGGAAAATGCGAGCACCTACgccgagtcgaggactcgaacctTGGTGGAGAACCTTGAAGCTGAGCTTCGCTCAGTTTGCATTTCTTTTCTAGTATTGTGATACGCTACGGGCTGAGGTTTTAGAATACAACTGGATCAAGGAAAAATTCAGTGGGACGAGATACTGGAGCACAAATGTCAGCACTAATGATTTACTGAAACTGCATATCCATACTGCTCTTGTGAAATACTGCTTTTAGGCATTTAACCAACTCATAATTCTAGCGGACCATCAGTTATTACTCGGACACTCAAATAGCACAACGAACAAAACAATACTTGGCTCAAGTACTTACTTTCTTTCACGGTAAGTGATGCTACCGACGGGTGACAGTACAACAGCAGTTCCAGTACAAAAGACTTCATCAGCCCCAAGCAGCTCATCTATTGTAATATTGCACTCTTCCACCTCAAAAAATTTTGGAATAGAAAATATgataagaaaggaaaagatTGTTGCATATCTCCTGTCATTCAGATGAGTTCAACACGACAAGAATTGCAGATAGATGAATATTCCAATTTGATCTACCTGAAATCCAAGACTTTGAGCAATTCCAATTACACTTTTTCTTGTGATTCCGGGAAGAATCGTTCCCGTTAACAGTGGCGTAGAAATAACATTATCCTGTCAGGAAAAAAATTGTATAGCTCTAAGGCCAGTTGTGTATTTGTATGAATTCTAAACTTAACCATCCGATGTTAAATTAGTAAATAAATAGAATGCTAACTGGCATCCATTGTCTTTCAGTTTGTTCACTAAATACAGCGAATTCTTGCAAAAGACACAACCAGTAGATTACACAAACATACTAGCAAATTCCAGGCAGAGACCAAGGGGCAACTTCACTGGTAAAGCTCAATGATGTATTCTCTTTAAAAACTTATGATGTGATTAGTCAAATTTGATTTATCCTGGCATTTTCCAAGATGCAGTTGCAGAGGTGGTCAACCTATCATACCTTCACCATGAATATATTACAAGAAGAAACTTCCTCCACGAACTTGTTATGGACAGAATCCAAGTATAGAACATCAGAGTGGCCTTTCTCCTTGGCTCTTCTCTGAGCACTAACAACCTGTACATGGGCATCAATTATCAAGAACCGCACATAAATGTGCTAATGTCCCTCAAAACTAAAGCTGCATGCACGATGCATGTTCATTTTGTGATAGGTTTATCTTGTTACCAGAAAAATTTATGCATTAATATACACCAAATGTGTGGATGAAAGCTACTAATAATCGCTATAACATTATTGTAGATCGAGAGTCGAGGTTGCATCAAACAGCATATCACTTGAATATAAGTTGAGGCCAACAATAAAATAATAGTGAAATGCCAAAATGATGGTCTATGATAATGTGTCGTCTAGGGCAATGTTCTGGATGTTGTTCGAGATTCCAGTTTATTGCCAACAACTGGAATCAAACTAGTTGAAAAGGgtcttcaaaattcaaacatgcTTCAAATTCAAAACACAGCAATCTGATAGGATGATGTTTGCtatcagattttttttctgaaaaaaaaacagtggtTTTCCTAACCCTTTTCTAGGGCACTGAAATCAAAGTAATTGAGGAACCAGAAGAATGACGTGAAGAATCATATTTGCTTATTACCGAAGCATAATTCCCAATAGTCTTTATATCACCAGTTCCACCAGGCGCAGCACGGTGGTATTCTTCCTCAGTTAACAAGCTGATTGGAGATAAACCATCCTGATAACAAACAGGGAAGTTCTTTAGATAGAACACAACATCAATTGTAAGCAGAAAATAAACAATGTAAATCATTTGACCTTGAAATAATGCCCAACTGGACAAACAAACACAATAAATGTATATTGTGGAGCAGGTGCTACACCAAGGATAGCCCCACTTCCAATTAGCTGCGGTCTGATATACAAAGAACCTTTACCGGTAGGAGGTACCTGTAGTAGAGCACATGGTCCATGAGAAACCAGAGATGCATCACATGTAATCATTCAACAAGAGACGTCCCACATCCTTACCCAACGCTTGTTTGCCAGAACAGTTAGCTTCACAGCTTCTACGAATTGCTCTACGCTTGGTGCAGGCATGCATAACCGATCTGCGCCAATTCTCATCCGCAATGCATTTTCATGTGGGCGAAAAAGAAGGATCGATCCATCCTCTTTTCTATGTGCTCTTAGACCTTCAAGCAATCCCTACCGAAGTTTTATAATAGTATTAGAGCATTGCCAGCATGATGGTGCAAAAGAAGACAGGGAGGCTATTTATATAAAACCATTGTTTCAATGTTCAATTAGTGTTCTTGAAGGAAGATCTCGGAGAGTCGGAGTACACAAACCTGACCATAATTCAACACTGCAGCTGCTGGATTCAGCTCAATTGGCCCATATGGCACCAATTCACCCTTTGTGAACACCCCATCTGAAGAGCATCTCATTAAATACATGAAGTCCGTCGGAATCAGTTGAAATCCAAGAGCGTCCCAATTGAAGTCAACTAGGTCCGGGGTCCCTGTGCTGAaacatgcagctcacatgagcaAATGCTTCCCATAATGAATCTGAAGCAGTGATCGTGCAACTAATAATTTCTGCAGCGATCTGCGCATAACCATGAGTACTGAGTACTAGAACAATTTCTAGTCACTAAGCCCATTCCTCATCTCCCTCAATGATAAATATAGCATGACACAACCAGTACTGCCGATTGTGTGCCTTTGCTTCATAAAACCTGAATTCTCAATCACCCGTGCCTCGAGCTCGAAACTTTTACTTTTTCCTAGTTTTGCCTTATGTAGTTATGTCGTGCAGGGTAGTGTTAAAACACGAAAAATCAATCTCCATTGCAATCACAAACCTCAAATGGTTAATCAGTCTTTTGCTAGCAATATTAGTAGGCCCAATGCATGATCCCAAAGCAAAGGTACACTAGCGCAAAGCAAAAAAACTATGAATCAATTCGTGGTGTCATACTTGTATGCAGTCGTCATCAGAGTAGAAAACCGGCTCCTTCTGCAACAGGATCTGGTGGGGAGGATGAGGAGACAGTGCACTGCGTCGATTGGCTCCAAATCTGCAGGCTTAACGGCGTCACGTCAGAGCCGACCGGCCAAGCCGCCAAGCAGATGATCTGAGAGCGGCCGCGCGCGGCCAAAAGGTCAAAACCACAAGGAAATCCACTCACGTGACGGGAGAGGAGGCGCGGGGATGGCGCCGTGCCGCGGCTGCCGGAAGCGGGGAACGCGAAACCGCGGCCCGCGCTGGTGCGGAGCTCCATTTGTAGTCtgggcggaggccggcgaccGGTCAGTAGGTTGGCTCGCTGGTTTGGTGGGGGGAGAGGAAGGAGTCAAGGAGAcgcgcgccggcgcgcgcggcgagggcggctgCGGCAGCAGGGGAGGGCACGAACGACTGCCCGAACGGGTcgacgccgccgagccgccggcGCGTTGCCATTGGTCGCCTGCTTCGATTGCCGGGTCGCAGTCTCCGACTCCGAGACAGGGGGCCGGGGCTGGCTCCCGAGGTGCTCATTCCCAGTGCATGACAGGTGGGACGTGAGGCGGCGCGGGCCCATCATGTCGGTGACGGTGGGTGGGTAACTTTAACGGGAGCATGCAAAAcctgaggcggcggcgaccgctGTTTTGACTGGGACGGACGGTTCTGTTGACCAGTGATTAGTACTCCTCCTAGTTTCCATGCAAGAGACTGGGCCCCAGGACCAGCATGGGCTGAGTTTCGCTCTAGGCCGGCCTAGCAAGAGAGATGGGCCTAGGCATGATTCCAGGCGAAACTCTCAGAACaggtaggggggggggggggggggggtgggggggggggggggggggggggggggggggggggggggatggtaTTCCATGGCAGACAACCCTCTTTTTTTAGACGATGTCAGGCAGGCCGTGATCAAACAAGCACACAACGAATAATCACGAGATTCttttttcatttaaaaaaagaatCTCGTGATTATTCAAGAGAAAAAGTTTCAGTGGCTGTAGTGTCAGACGACGACTGACAGAAAATACGCAGTAATGGGCAAGTGAGCAACAGGCGATGCATACTATGCACGTTCACCATTTCACTTTCACAACCAGAAGAAGTGAAGAACGTAATTAACAAAGGCCATGAATATCCAACTATAAGGAAGATACGGTCTAACGGTCGTGGAGATGGAATACCCAACTGATATCTTTCAGCATCATTTTTGTTTTGCTGGTGATGCGGTGATGCTACGAGAACTCGACACTGTTTGTAACGTTCGTGACGTCAGAGAGAATTGCGCGGCTTCTTCCTACATAGTCCTTGTTCTcttcccacaaaactcccaactttgacactatgtaaaaagaagattccccatcacatcaaacttacggtacatgcatgaagtactaaatgtagacgaaattaaaaactatttgcacaattttgttgtactttgcgagacgaatcttttgagcctaattagtcaatatttggacaataattcacaaatacaaacgaaacgctacagtgttgctacagtaatttggcacctcccaaattcgcgaagtaaacaagggcataATCTCTGAAAGGGCACTGCATGACTGCTACTTTCCTGCACCAAGAAGCAGCAGATCTGAAATGGAGACTGCCGCGAGCCCGCGAGGGGACAGATGCCGGAGAGCACAGCACAGCTTCAGAATGGCCGCGAGCAGATCTGCGAGCAGCACCGGAGAGCCGGTCGAGAACCCGCACGTCGAGGACAAGATTTTCGTTGCCGTACCCGAAGATCTCAAGAGCGGCAAGAGTACCTTGATGTGGGCTCTGCAAAACTTGGCGAAGCATTCCTCCATGTCCAGGATCATCATAGCTCATGTCCACAGCCCTGCGCAAATGATCTCCAGTAAAAAGTGAGTTCCTTGTGTGCTACTCAAGAAACAAATTAGGAAATCTATCAAGTTTGGTTGGCCTAAGCTCAAATGAGCAAATCTGATAACACGAGCATCGCTGGCCTATTTCCAAATTTCCTCAGTGTGCCCTCTGTTGTAAGTTCTGTAATTTAGTTTGAATGTTACAAGACCATGCAGCAGGGCAGTTCACCTAGTAGAAGAGTGCAAAACCGGATACCAACTTCCTTCGGGCATTTTATCCATCCTCAAAACAGTACCATTCCAGATGCTGACCTCGCTAAATACAAATAACTAGCATGAACATTCCCCGAACCAGAAAACTAATTTGCAACAGAAATGTTTGGTACCACTAGCACTAGTAAAGTATGTTTTTAGAATCCAGTTTCCAGAGTGCCATGAATTACGAGCTCCATGGAGCTTGCGAGTTCCAAAATGTTGAGGCAAACATCAACCAGAAAAATACCTGAGCATTCTGTAAGGAAGTGAACAAAAGGAACAATATAGCACACCTTCACGGGTGTCACATGTATACTAATCCTAAAAGCAGGGTATCTATTATCCTGAATCCTTGATCATGCTTGCCCAGCGTTTTAGACGGGTTATTCCAGGAGATTTTAGGATTTAGTTCAAAATTGTACCAACATACTAGGAACATGAACCAGAAAACTGAAAACCCCATTCAAAGCAGGCACTAGTTGTTGGAAATATGTGCCTACAAAACATTCCAGATTTAATTTGGAGGAAAAACACATTGATAAAAAATGATGCAAGCAAATAAATCATTGGTGGCAGTCTCGCGCCGTCGAGGTCGAGGTGATCTTCCAAGTCCTGGACGTCCCAGTAAAGTTCCGGAGGAACCGTGCACTCCAAAGCTCTTGCCTCTTGATTTCCTTGCTTGTCTTCTGGTTGGCATATGCATGTATGTGCATGGCTTCACGTCTCCTTGCTTGCAGTGGGCTTCGGTCTTGTAACTGTGCCAATGAGCACCATTGGCAGTCAGCATGATGATGGcgtgcatcatcatcataaacACCGTCCTGTCGGCTCCGGCAGCCACGcggcctcgccgtcgtcctGGCGCCGATCTTACGTGCTTAGCAGCCTTGgggcatcgtcgtcgtcgtcaataGCACCATCTTGTTCCTCGGCTCCGGTAGCTCCGCATCGCCGCTGTCTTGGTCGTCTGGACGCCGCTCCTCCGTTCCGGCAGCCTTGCAGCACCATGGCAGCACTTCCCGCATCCTTATGCCTTCGGTGGCGACATCGCGATTATATCCGACACCTTCAGAATCCTCgtgtcggcggcggccaggccgtGATGGGTTGGTGACACTGCTACTCCACGGTCGATGAGGATGAAGTGATCGCCGGATCGGAGTAGTGTAAGAGCCACGTCCTTCAAAGTTTTACTTGCTAGCCTTCTGGTTATCTCCAGGTATAGTCCACATGCACGTACGTGCATGGCCTTGTAAGCCTTCTTGCTTGCATGCATGCTGGAGGGCATTGGTTTTCTTGCTTGTATACCAATGAGTACGCTGATCTTCTAGCTGTGTGTACGAGCACCTCTGGCCGTCGGCGTATGCGGGTCGCACGACGGCATGGCACCATTGCAGCTGCATCGTGTTGCCTTCGGTCGGTCCGCACATCTTACGGCATCCCCGGCAGCACTCGGTGTAGATGTTATCGGCACCATTTCCAGAATGCCCAGCAGTTTCGTGGCGTCATGGTCCTTGCGTCTCCGAAGATGAAGGCCATGTCTTCCTTCTTGCTGGCTCGTCTCGCTCGCTGGCTTTTGGTTAGACTCCGATCCGGTGCGGTTGCCGGCTCTGGGCGGCAACGGTGAGCGGCGAGTCGTCGACGATGGTTGTGAGGAGCGTGGCCGGTTTGGTGATGATGGACGCCGACCTCTCAACGGAGTGCGTCGGCCTTGACTCTTGAGGGCATATGTTGAAGTATGCCAGCATGCGGCGATTGGTCTCCTCCGGCAGCACGCGGCGTCGTGCCGTTGGCCGTGCCTACTCGTCGCCTCCGTCAGTCACATGGCGCCGACATGGTCTCATCAGCTTCGCGCCGTTCTCCCATCCTAGCGGCCTCGTATATGTGCATGGGCGCCATGCATGTAAAACTGTCGCCATCCATCGGCTGCAATATTAGCTTGTGCAACACACCATAGAATATTCATCGGCTACCAGTTCTTCGTAGTGACGAAAATTCCTCGGAAGAAATACTGGCCAATAAAAACAAGGCTCGTCTGACATCATCTTATTATATTCCTGAAACCATCAACAGAGACTATAAATTGGTCATCGGCTCCATCAGCTTTCATGTTAAAGCCAACACTTAGCCCCTCAAGCTTCCGTACTGGTGACCACCCATGGCATTTAATAAAGTCATACCAATAGCCGATACCTCTCTTATATGTCTTTGCTTAACTCTGAAGCTGATACTGAATTTTTTAATAGCCACTATTCTCTGATATGATCGTCCAGGCTAGCAGCTTGAACACACGCGTGCATATATGTGACATGTAGAACATTGGTCCTCAGTCGCCGTTAATTATCAATCGGACCCACCGTCAATGTCTTCGGGGATGTCGGCTGCGGCCTTGAAGTCAGCCATGCGTTCTGCGGCCTCCTCCGGCGTCTCGGCGATCATGAGCGTGAACAGGACGGATAGTGCGGCGCCGATGTCGAGCATAACGCGCCAGCCAAGGTAGAACGGCGAACAAGCGAAGACGTAATATCATCAGCTTACGCCGGCAACGAAGTAGTCAAGCACCAGCGTGACGTAATCGCCGACGAGGCCCATGAGTAAGGTGCTGGAGACGAATGTGGCCGGAACGACGACGGTGAACCGGTGGCCGTTCCAGTCGGATGTCTGTCCCGCCGCAAAGGAGCCGTCGCAAGGGTTCCATAGGCTGTTCTTGCATATGTGAGAGCAATAATATTCTATTTGCACGTATCTGATCCTTTGACTTGGGTGTCTCCTGAAGCCATCGGCTCCATTGGTACTTTCATCGGCTGTATTTTCATCCACCGGCTATTCTTTGAACAAGCAGCCGATATGTCCTGTAGTGAGCTTTTTATCTTGGTCCCACACGCCTGCATGTATGTGCGGCATGCATATGTGTAACATGTAGCCGATTTGATTAAACAAATAAACTTGTATGCAATGAATCCCCTTTCTCATCATTACGTGCCTCCATAATTAACTTGGTACCAGATCCATCTGAATAACACGTAGCCGACGGGCATATCTTATCAGCTTTTAGCGTCAATGTTATACTTTGATCTGCCCCAAGACGATATCATCGATTCTGCATCGTCTCGATCACCTTAAGATTTTATGAACGTGTCCCACCAAGCATGCTAAGAGCGTATTAACGTAAAATCTGAACCTCAgacttctgcgttgaacaataCGAAGGATTTAGGAGATCTGTGCAGGCTCCAAATAAGCTcacgagtggtgcaaggcgtgccagtcaatttgacctgaaaattgacaaggtaaacattaaattcctgagccgatcggcggcgaagcctttcgaactcatgggtaggtgttcttggaataaacatcATGATAGATATTTAATATAAGTATGTGGtgtaaataaaatattaatggcatgtgccatcggctatgtTAGCtgacgggctaagataaagcattgtacCACAACAACCATAAaagcttatcagataagctccaatgtcttgataagtgtattgaacccagacaaggtaacacgaatgagagggtattggcatcaatctactaacttaaaagattagaacgTAACAACAAGGACCAGTCGATGCTGACCATACTCAAGCCAGATACATTAACATATCTTaattaatgtcttgataagtgtattgagcTTAAACAAGGCAACACAAATGAGTGAGCATTAACTTTAATCTGTCAACATAAAAGACAAGAGCATAATCACCAAATGCAAGAGCATAATCACCAAATGCCTCTTGCCTACCGCGTACAAGCCGATTAAGGTAACAAAATCTAATCAATGCTATGAccgtgtattgaacttagacaagataACATGGTGAGAGGGCATTAATTTTGACCCATTAGTCTTAACAAACAAGCTCCCGTCAGCAAGGCCTCGCATGTGCCTCTATCGACTTGATGACGTCATCATGCTTTTGTGAGATACGGATAAAACCCAATCGAAGCATCGGTTCTCAATGGTAGCACGCTGACATCAGAGGCCTgcggttagcaatacgaggggtaggggtaaagatctatcggacctagcatatataaggCAGTAAAGGCATGTAAGATCTACCAGCCGATACGACCTGATAACTGTGAACGTTTAAACATGGCAGGGGAGCCAATGAAGACAGCCTAACCAGATTTAAGCTGtttgataactgtgagcaacttcgaagacaagcagaatattggacaaagtctagaaagttctacttacCATCTAAGTTAACTCCATAACTAGCCACACGaccgaatatcagaatataagacttaacttagaaagttccgATAGAGATCGTAATGACCAgatgacggtacttacaagctcgcctgagatcaaATCGATGTAGCCCTGCGCGCTAGAAGAAACTCGTCGAgaaactacattactcctactcctaagggtTGGCGGCGGGGCGCCAAAaagttgtattgattgatttaGAGATGTATGTTACAATGGCCAAaagttgtattgattgatttaGAGATGTATGTTACAATGGTCaggggtacatatttataccctagacTAATGACTCCCTAGTCAGCTACGATAATGACTTTACAAAACTTGCCTAACAataaatatctaaacaaaagaaaatattaagatacatgGACTCTAATTCCCTTTATGTAGAATCCCTCTCGATGAAAATTCTGTCTTGCATTGTCATCAGGTTCTTATTTCCCTTTCCTTTCATACGTGAACTATTAACACCCAACCTTGCTTCCTCTATATGATTCTGAACATGCAGCACTTAGACTCTCTGGGAATCTCACAGGTTCGATACGTGTGTTTTATTTTAATAAaagaatatttctttttttttatttgaagtttTATGAGATTTTATCGGTCAAAATCCTTTCCTTGTTTCAGGTTTTATGGGATTTTATGGGCTAAAATCCGATGCTAACGGTAAATGAGGTCTCTGGGAGGGGAGTTGTAGAGTGACAAATCACTTAGATTTCAAGTAAAGGAGATCTCAAGTACGTATCCCGTagaaatttaaaattcaaacgTATTGTGTACAGTGTAATATCACCGAGCTGGGGGAATGCGACTACTATATGCGAGGAGGTGCCACTCATCCATCGCTGCCTCACCCTcgtgcgcgccgcgcgcggggtTCCCTTCCCTCACGTGACGGTTTGCGTCGTGAATCGCGTGCCTCGTGAAGCGAAGAGAAGGGAAGCGAAAGGAAGGTTCGAGAGGTAGGGAGGCAGGCAGGCAAACACGTCAAGGCACTGTTGCCCGGATGTGTACGTGTTCCCTCGAATTTTCTAACTCGTGTATACGTGTCGCCCGGGCTGTGGGCGGCTCACGTACGCAGCTTGCCCTCCTCCCCATATTCCGACGGAACCAACCAGCCCGGCCGGCACTGTACGGTGCTCGTGGGCAGCGGCGGCCACCGCCCGTGCCGCGGAGCGTTGAAAAAACGGCCGCGCCGCGACGATCTGTTCATGATCCGTCCGTGGACACGACACGACCACACACACAGAGGTTGGGATCGGATCATCCGTGGCTCATCGTCTGTGCGCACCTCCTCGCCGAAAGGGATGCCAGCGGCCACCGCTCCATCAGTGGTAAGCATCATTTACCTTTCACGTCGGTCGGATACTTTTGGGTAGCACTGGTACCACAGCTTTGCCTTCCATTTTTACCACGCGCGCGAGTCCCGTCCCGTCCGCGGTAGCGGCCTGCGAGCACAGAGCAGCACGCCGACGGGGCCGCGCGCATGCAACAAGAGCGGAGCCCGGCATGGCATCTCATCTCAAGAGACTGAACTGAAGGTTTCTGAACGTGATCAACTGATCAGGCAACCAGCAACGTCGCCTTGGGGTCCTGCCCTGTGAAGGcctgagccgagccgagccgcgcTGATGGGTGGTTGCGTCCATGGTTCTCGTGTCGTGCGCGCGACAGGGAGATAGGCCAAGGCCGGGGCGTGGGGCCGGCGGGGGGGAGGCAGCGCTGAGTTGTCCGCACATGCTTCGTGATCCGCACTATCCGGATAAGGACGACGTGCCATGTCACATTCGCATCGCAATCCCATCACACAGGCTGCGCGCTCTTGCAAACAAACGGCACCGTTTCCCCGCTCGGGAAATGCCATCACCTGCCATATTACGCAGAGCATTCCTTTTCACCCGCCGTTAGTTATTGATTGATCCAAAGATTCCAAGGGGCTTCCGTTGCGGCTCTCGGTCCCCGATCATTGCGTGCCGCGCGAGGCCAGCGACACGACGACGTCGATAAAACAAGCTCATCCTCCCAGctcaaaaaaggaaataaaacgAAACAAAATGGTTAACGAGCTCCAGGTCGTCGAACCTGACGGTGGTTGAGTGCTTGAGTTGAGGCGAGCGATGCTTGCTCATCGACCAACCGTTTCGGATAGCTTTGTTTACGAGTTTGGCTCGCGATCCTCCGCTGAGCTCCTCTCTGGAGTACCAATCATTTGGGCGATTAGGTCATCATCACACAAAGCCGCATTAGCCACGAGCTTAGAAAAAACCCCGCAGAACCGTCGCGAGAGCATCCGAAAGCAACGTTCGCTGGCCGCCAGCTCGAACGGGCGCCAGAAATTAAACTCTCAGCTAGCTTACGTAGCGGGCCGCAGGAGGCGTCCTTGGTCGGTGGAATGATGAGCTGGACGCGGCGGGATCGTGCGGCAACTTGTGGCGCGGGTGAGATGGCCGGCGCGCGGGTGAAGCTGACGGGAGGGGGATGCGGGGAGGATACGGCCAGCTCGGCTCGGACGACCGTTGGGGGAGAAGACGGGAGGAGGGGTGGTGATGCCGTGATGGATGATGCCATGGACGTGGGCCGCGGCGTGGAAAACTGCACGCAGCCTGTGTTACTGTTGCAGGGAGAGAACGGGAAGGCAGCAGGCCATGGGCAGCGTCTCCTCTGTCTGCTCGTCCAACGGTCTCTTCTGCGCAAGCTTTTCACATGGAGATTCTTGTCTCGAGGACGAAAGCATACTGGACGCTCCAATTACACGTGTTGTTGGCTACTCGTTTTTTTTAACCCTTCAAAAggattttgttcttttttttttgaaaactaaaAGGATTTTGTTCTCGCCACGCAACTATTAACCCTTCATAAGGTGTACTTGACATGAACTAGCTGCAGACGGAGACTCTGATCGGAGCTGCACGATTTGCGCCGAGGAGATCTTGCAGTCTTGctcctttctttcttgatgacaACTGACTGGAAAACacagtaattttttttccaaccaGGCACTGTACAGCTTGTACTGTTGTACTGGTAGCAACTAGCAGCAAAGGACGTTTGCAGTTTACCCTGCCACGGCCTTTTTACACTCTTTGCCGGTGGATCATGACTCTCCAACCCGGCTGGGAATGGGATACACGACTTACTGTACGTACGTCCAGGAAAATTTAGGGTACGAGTTTATTGGCCAAGCCTAGCGATTAGGTTCACGTTACATCACCGCCCCAAATTCAGAGTCACGATTAGTCCTTCTCTTTGAAAGAAAATTGCGTTCAGTACTGAGAGTCGCCGAGCACGATGACGTCCACAACAgcgaacacacacacacacacagagggAGAGGTGCCGTCCCTCGTGGTGGAAAAGAAGACATGCCATTAGCCCATTAGCTTAAAGTAACTGTATTATATTTTTCCTCATTAGCTTATCGCGTCATCGTTTGCATAGACAAATGCGATAACAGCACAAGAAGGGCGGCAAAAAGGACTGCTGACAGAAACAGAATAGAGGTAGTGACAAAAAGA
This portion of the Setaria viridis chromosome 7, Setaria_viridis_v4.0, whole genome shotgun sequence genome encodes:
- the LOC117864804 gene encoding branched-chain-amino-acid aminotransferase 5, chloroplastic isoform X1, whose amino-acid sequence is MYLMRCSSDGVFTKGELVPYGPIELNPAAAVLNYGQGLLEGLRAHRKEDGSILLFRPHENALRMRIGADRLCMPAPSVEQFVEAVKLTVLANKRWVPPTGKGSLYIRPQLIGSGAILGVAPAPQYTFIVFVCPVGHYFKDGLSPISLLTEEEYHRAAPGGTGDIKTIGNYASVVSAQRRAKEKGHSDVLYLDSVHNKFVEEVSSCNIFMVKDNVISTPLLTGTILPGITRKSVIGIAQSLGFQVEECNITIDELLGADEVFCTGTAVVLSPVGSITYRERKVEYGKSQEAGVVSQQLYAAFTAIQKGLVEDSIGWTLQLN
- the LOC117864804 gene encoding branched-chain-amino-acid aminotransferase 5, chloroplastic isoform X2 — translated: MTTAYNTGTPDLVDFNWDALGFQLIPTDFMYLMRCSSDGVFTKGELVPYGPIELNPAAAVLNYGQGLLEGLRAHRKEDGSILLFRPHENALRMRIGADRLCMPAPSVEQFVEAVKLTVLANKRWVPPTGKGSLYIRPQLIGSGAILGVAPAPQYTFIVFVCPVGHYFKDGLSPISLLTEEEYHRAAPGGTGDIKTIGNYASVVSAQRRAKEKGHSDVLYLDSVHNKFVEEVSSCNIFMVKDNVISTPLLTGTILPGITRKSVIGIAQSLGFQVEECNITIDELLGADEVFCTGTAVVLSPVGSITYRERKVEYGKSQEAGVVSQQLYAAFTAIQKGLVEDSIGWTLQLN